Proteins co-encoded in one Streptomyces roseochromogenus subsp. oscitans DS 12.976 genomic window:
- a CDS encoding Fur family transcriptional regulator, which produces MTASPTPTTAEELRGAGLRVTAARVALLETVRDGDHLGVEAIASGVRARVGHISLQAVYEALHALTAAGLVRRIEPAGHPARFEGRVGDNHHHIVCRSCGAVADVDCAVGDAPCLTASDDRGFSIDEAEVVYWGMCPDCSTGRSS; this is translated from the coding sequence ATGACCGCCTCCCCGACCCCGACCACCGCCGAGGAGCTCCGCGGTGCCGGCCTGCGCGTGACGGCGGCCCGCGTCGCGCTGCTGGAGACCGTCCGGGACGGCGACCACCTCGGCGTCGAGGCGATCGCCTCCGGGGTCCGTGCCCGCGTGGGCCACATCTCCCTGCAAGCCGTCTACGAGGCCCTTCACGCCCTCACCGCGGCGGGTCTGGTCCGCCGGATCGAGCCGGCCGGACACCCGGCCCGGTTCGAGGGGCGCGTGGGGGACAACCATCACCACATCGTGTGCCGGTCGTGCGGTGCCGTCGCCGACGTCGACTGCGCCGTCGGCGACGCGCCCTGTCTGACCGCCTCCGACGACCGCGGCTTCTCCATCGACGAGGCCGAGGTCGTTTACTGGGGTATGTGCCCCGACTGTTCCACCGGCCGCAGTTCCTGA
- a CDS encoding sugar phosphate isomerase/epimerase family protein → MIEITADLECPLMNSEFNGRPERSAEGEAAFWRSLEALLPVFERESIALNLEAHPDDFCEENTPAVDLVRAVNRPWVNYPVLRPAPVGGGSDGGHRAMMRYAGDKLQHVHIADMFHHKGSSGLRYILSPPGTPARIHQHLDIGQGEVDWAAFFDSLRELKFDGVATACVFAWEERARESSAFMLERITKELAA, encoded by the coding sequence ATGATCGAGATCACCGCTGACCTGGAATGCCCGCTGATGAACTCGGAGTTCAACGGCCGCCCCGAGCGTTCGGCGGAGGGCGAGGCCGCATTCTGGCGCTCGCTGGAGGCACTGCTGCCCGTGTTCGAGCGGGAGAGCATCGCGCTGAACCTGGAGGCGCACCCCGACGACTTCTGTGAGGAGAACACCCCCGCGGTCGACCTGGTCCGTGCGGTCAACAGGCCCTGGGTGAACTACCCTGTACTGCGCCCCGCACCTGTCGGGGGCGGATCCGACGGCGGACATCGGGCGATGATGCGTTACGCGGGCGACAAACTGCAGCACGTGCACATCGCGGACATGTTCCACCACAAGGGTTCTTCCGGGCTGCGGTACATCCTCAGCCCGCCCGGCACCCCGGCCCGTATCCACCAGCACCTGGACATCGGGCAGGGCGAAGTGGACTGGGCGGCGTTCTTCGATAGTCTGCGGGAGCTGAAGTTCGACGGCGTGGCCACAGCCTGTGTGTTCGCCTGGGAGGAGAGAGCCCGGGAGTCCTCGGCGTTCATGCTGGAGCGGATCACGAAGGAACTGGCCGCCTAG
- a CDS encoding acyltransferase family protein, translating into MTTATTRTLRTTPPARTGDSTARDSPAAVMPSLPSLTGLRWMAALLVFGLHVNNFGYFGGTGGRLVSWGFGAGATGVSFFFVLSGFVLTWSARPRDRALAFWRRRIARIYPVHLVTLALALVMAYTLANQPKPSHKQALSNVLLLHSWWHPWWQTLNPVSWSLACEAFFYASFPLLILLLRRLGARGSALLAGLSVVAVLVLAWTDAHDWWTYTLYALPAARLPEFVLGAATARLVLLGRWRGPGLEASLALAVIGYFLVPQVTPGYSATVCTIAGFGLLIPAAAVADVQGLPSLWRRRRLVRLGELSFAFYMIHLLVLRAATQLLGTKPHFGLLAGVAVTTTAFAVSLGLSWLLYEMVEQPGRRLLLRPRRRPAPRQDPDRTPHEAPAAARD; encoded by the coding sequence ATGACCACGGCGACGACCCGGACGCTCCGGACGACGCCGCCCGCCCGTACCGGTGATTCGACCGCTCGGGATTCCCCAGCCGCCGTCATGCCCTCGCTGCCCTCTTTGACGGGTTTGCGATGGATGGCGGCGCTGCTGGTGTTCGGACTGCATGTGAACAATTTCGGCTATTTCGGAGGGACTGGTGGCCGCCTCGTTTCCTGGGGATTCGGCGCCGGTGCCACCGGAGTGTCGTTCTTCTTCGTACTGTCCGGCTTCGTCCTGACCTGGTCGGCTCGACCTCGCGACCGCGCGCTCGCCTTCTGGAGACGCCGCATCGCACGGATCTACCCGGTGCATCTGGTCACCCTGGCCCTGGCGCTGGTCATGGCGTACACGCTGGCGAACCAGCCGAAGCCGTCGCACAAACAGGCCCTGTCCAATGTGCTGCTGCTCCACTCCTGGTGGCATCCCTGGTGGCAGACACTGAACCCGGTGAGTTGGTCCCTTGCCTGCGAGGCGTTCTTCTATGCCTCCTTCCCGCTGCTGATCCTGCTGCTGCGCCGGCTCGGCGCGCGCGGTTCGGCCCTGCTGGCCGGTCTGTCGGTGGTGGCGGTGCTGGTGCTGGCGTGGACGGACGCCCACGACTGGTGGACCTACACGCTGTACGCGCTCCCCGCCGCCCGGCTCCCCGAGTTCGTCCTCGGCGCGGCCACGGCGCGGCTGGTGCTGCTCGGCCGGTGGCGCGGGCCCGGCCTGGAGGCGTCGCTGGCCCTGGCGGTCATCGGCTACTTCCTCGTCCCGCAGGTCACCCCCGGCTACTCCGCCACGGTGTGCACCATCGCCGGGTTCGGGCTGCTGATCCCGGCCGCGGCGGTCGCGGACGTGCAGGGGCTGCCCTCGCTGTGGCGGCGCCGGCGGCTGGTGCGGCTCGGTGAACTGTCGTTCGCGTTCTACATGATCCATCTGCTGGTGCTGCGCGCCGCCACGCAGCTGCTCGGGACGAAGCCGCACTTCGGACTGCTGGCCGGGGTGGCCGTCACGACGACCGCGTTCGCCGTGTCGCTCGGGCTGTCCTGGCTCCTGTACGAGATGGTGGAGCAGCCGGGGAGACGCCTGCTGCTGCGCCCGCGGCGCCGCCCGGCTCCCCGGCAGGATCCGGACCGTACCCCTCACGAGGCACCGGCCGCGGCACGGGACTGA
- a CDS encoding FAD-binding protein: MTTAHDLAARFGPALDTRPETLQEAAQDFGHLVRAEPLGVLRPESAAEIKDLLEFAGPRGIAVSARGGGHSMYGQGQSDGGIVLDLRALNRVGPVTDGQVTVQAGALWRDVLAATLPHGRTPPVLTDYLGAGVGGVLSAGGLGGAGHRHGLVADQVLELEVVTGAGEHRVCSPDRDPELFHSVLAGLGQCAVIVTATLRLVPAPDRVRRYCLYYTDLTRYLADQRRLAEEQRFTYLEGQARPAGEHGWQYMIEAVAAHTGPCPPDDTAPLDGLAHDRAATEVEDLGYGEFAQRVDTDEEVLRATGEWLYPHPWLNLLLPHDSAESVVRAVLAEAAFADLRDTGLVLLYPLLSGRLRAPLFRCPPGQVLHLFALLRTAPPDSPEPAAAMVAANRAAYELARAYGAVAYPVNALPLSDADWRDHYGSRWPALADAKRRYDPHLVLTRGHGMRF; this comes from the coding sequence ATGACGACGGCCCACGACCTCGCCGCCCGCTTCGGCCCGGCCCTGGACACCCGCCCCGAGACCCTCCAGGAGGCCGCACAGGACTTCGGGCACCTCGTGCGGGCCGAGCCGCTCGGCGTGCTGCGCCCGGAGTCCGCCGCCGAGATCAAGGACCTGCTGGAGTTCGCCGGTCCCCGGGGCATCGCGGTGAGCGCGCGCGGCGGCGGACACTCGATGTACGGCCAGGGCCAGTCGGACGGCGGGATCGTCCTGGACCTGCGGGCGCTGAACCGGGTCGGTCCCGTGACGGACGGCCAAGTGACCGTTCAGGCCGGCGCGTTGTGGCGGGACGTGCTGGCCGCCACCCTCCCGCACGGCCGCACCCCGCCGGTCCTCACCGACTACCTCGGCGCGGGCGTCGGCGGCGTCCTGTCCGCGGGCGGACTCGGCGGCGCCGGCCACCGGCACGGCCTGGTCGCGGACCAGGTCCTGGAGCTGGAGGTGGTGACCGGAGCCGGGGAGCACCGGGTCTGCTCACCCGACCGGGACCCCGAGCTGTTCCACTCCGTGCTCGCCGGCCTCGGCCAGTGCGCCGTCATCGTGACCGCCACCCTGCGGCTGGTCCCCGCCCCCGACCGGGTCCGCCGCTACTGCCTGTACTACACCGACCTCACCCGCTACCTCGCCGACCAGCGGCGGCTCGCCGAGGAACAGCGCTTCACGTATCTGGAGGGCCAGGCCCGGCCGGCGGGCGAGCACGGCTGGCAGTACATGATCGAGGCCGTGGCCGCGCACACCGGCCCGTGCCCGCCCGACGACACCGCCCCGCTCGACGGACTCGCGCACGACCGCGCCGCCACGGAGGTCGAGGATCTCGGGTACGGCGAGTTCGCCCAGCGCGTGGACACCGACGAGGAGGTCCTGCGGGCGACGGGGGAGTGGCTGTATCCGCACCCGTGGCTCAACCTGCTGCTCCCGCACGACAGCGCCGAGTCCGTGGTCCGCGCCGTCCTCGCCGAGGCGGCCTTCGCCGACCTGCGCGACACCGGCCTCGTCCTGCTGTACCCGCTGCTCTCCGGCCGGCTGCGCGCACCCCTCTTCCGCTGTCCCCCCGGTCAAGTCCTCCACCTTTTCGCCCTGTTGCGCACGGCCCCGCCGGACAGTCCGGAGCCGGCGGCCGCGATGGTGGCCGCCAACCGCGCCGCCTACGAACTCGCCCGTGCCTACGGCGCCGTCGCCTATCCCGTCAACGCCCTGCCCCTGTCCGATGCCGACTGGCGGGACCACTACGGCAGCCGCTGGCCGGCCCTCGCCGACGCCAAACGGCGCTACGATCCCCATCTCGTCCTGACCCGGGGACACGGCATGCGGTTCTGA
- a CDS encoding inositol monophosphatase family protein, with protein MSIINGESDARLALTAAQAGAAVVRDLYGSRLARYDKSAGDFATEADLAAERAILDVLRAGRPDDAVTGEESGRSGAADAHRRWLVDPLCGTLNYAVRNMLVGVNVALREGPDVKAAATADPFSGEVFWTDGDTAWVRGDGADERLAPSSGSALVDVNLDPPFPNAPGFHPARLLADPGFADRFRPRVISSTLAVAWVAAGRRAAYVTDGDLRDSVHFAAGIALCRAAGCTVTGLQGEPVLTGAGGLVAAADAQTHAALLHLIKKQAAEGS; from the coding sequence ATGTCGATCATCAACGGGGAATCCGACGCCCGCCTGGCGCTGACCGCGGCCCAGGCGGGCGCCGCCGTGGTCCGTGATCTCTACGGCAGCCGGCTCGCACGCTACGACAAGTCCGCCGGCGACTTCGCGACCGAGGCGGACCTCGCCGCCGAGCGGGCCATCCTGGACGTGCTGCGCGCCGGCCGCCCCGACGACGCCGTGACCGGCGAGGAGAGCGGGCGCTCCGGCGCCGCCGACGCCCACCGCCGCTGGCTCGTCGACCCGCTGTGCGGCACCCTCAACTACGCCGTACGGAACATGCTCGTCGGAGTGAACGTGGCCCTGCGGGAGGGGCCCGACGTCAAGGCCGCCGCGACCGCCGACCCGTTCAGCGGCGAGGTGTTCTGGACCGACGGCGACACGGCATGGGTCCGCGGGGACGGCGCCGACGAGCGCCTCGCGCCCTCGTCCGGGTCCGCCCTGGTGGACGTCAACCTCGACCCGCCGTTCCCCAACGCGCCCGGATTCCACCCGGCCCGCCTGCTCGCCGACCCGGGCTTCGCCGACCGCTTCCGGCCCCGGGTGATCTCCAGCACGCTCGCCGTGGCCTGGGTCGCCGCCGGCCGCCGGGCCGCCTACGTCACCGACGGCGACCTGCGCGACAGCGTGCACTTCGCGGCCGGCATCGCACTGTGCCGGGCAGCCGGCTGCACCGTCACCGGTCTGCAGGGCGAGCCCGTGCTCACCGGCGCGGGCGGGCTCGTCGCGGCGGCCGACGCCCAGACGCACGCCGCCCTGCTGCACCTCATCAAGAAGCAGGCAGCAGAAGGCAGTTGA
- a CDS encoding RICIN domain-containing protein yields MSRAGGAVAVLSTTAALVLGGGLASPAPAAPSADASYTVTVGTPVPFTHPTDTPAGPYLDRDGTFHYQQSAALYGAKDPRTWDFYTGKDFDTATFDKTLSKAVNPANPADRNDDTTWRCNNSPTGRAATYAPSGSGYAQKNYCDLSGVWVDPDTGDWYGLVHNEFTPQPFGDGLHYDAIDYAVSTDRGRTWTIKDHAITSPYSTERGDTTAFPNQTYSYGDGDQRLFVDTASGYFYVYYGSRIIDKNGGWKAFYEHVARAPISAKMAPGAWRKWYDGAWSQPGTGGKESDIVPVDAGHPTGYTPASAEYDPANTGTAAQQIAAGTMPPTSPLFVMNIAYDAYLGLYIGEPQAVDQSGNSPQYLYATDDLTTQKWHLIGDTGSYTNASWYRWFLDSSNRTSSTIVGKSFRSYCAFGCSHDASGEYVDLTIDTTAHTAAPVDTSRAYRIASGAGRILAQAAGGSATTSLARPTGSGRDAWVFTPTGDGAYTLANAASGRLLGVDSGSTAGRAWGAKPTVTRAPAGGPTAGQQWFVIPNASGGGYRLVNRYSGLVLGLSGTSGRLAETTPVRNWTDHSGSSVGAGRSAAEQSLSLTATAYTHR; encoded by the coding sequence TTGAGCAGAGCAGGCGGCGCCGTGGCGGTGTTGTCGACGACTGCCGCCCTGGTCCTGGGCGGCGGCCTCGCGTCCCCGGCGCCGGCCGCGCCGTCCGCCGACGCCAGCTACACCGTGACCGTGGGGACCCCGGTACCCTTCACCCACCCCACGGACACCCCCGCCGGCCCCTACCTCGACCGGGACGGCACCTTCCATTACCAGCAGTCCGCCGCCCTGTACGGCGCCAAGGACCCGCGCACCTGGGACTTCTACACCGGCAAGGACTTCGACACCGCGACCTTCGACAAGACCCTGAGCAAGGCCGTGAACCCGGCCAACCCCGCCGACCGCAACGACGACACCACCTGGCGCTGCAACAACAGCCCCACCGGCCGGGCGGCGACGTACGCACCGAGCGGCTCCGGCTACGCCCAGAAGAACTACTGCGACCTGTCCGGCGTGTGGGTCGACCCCGACACCGGCGACTGGTACGGCCTGGTCCACAACGAGTTCACCCCGCAGCCCTTCGGTGACGGACTGCACTACGACGCCATCGACTACGCCGTCTCCACCGACCGGGGCCGCACCTGGACCATCAAGGACCATGCGATCACATCGCCGTACAGCACCGAGCGGGGCGACACGACGGCCTTCCCGAACCAGACGTACTCCTACGGCGACGGCGACCAGCGCCTCTTCGTCGACACCGCCTCCGGCTACTTCTACGTCTATTACGGCTCCCGGATCATCGACAAGAACGGCGGCTGGAAGGCGTTCTACGAGCACGTCGCCCGCGCCCCGATCTCGGCCAAGATGGCCCCCGGCGCCTGGCGCAAGTGGTACGACGGCGCCTGGTCCCAGCCCGGCACCGGCGGCAAGGAGAGCGACATCGTCCCCGTCGACGCCGGTCACCCCACCGGCTACACTCCCGCCTCCGCCGAGTACGACCCGGCCAACACCGGCACGGCCGCCCAGCAGATCGCGGCCGGCACGATGCCCCCGACCTCGCCGCTCTTCGTCATGAACATCGCCTACGACGCCTATCTCGGGCTGTACATCGGCGAACCGCAGGCCGTCGACCAGAGCGGGAACTCACCGCAGTACCTCTACGCCACCGACGACCTGACGACCCAGAAGTGGCACCTCATCGGGGACACCGGCAGCTACACCAACGCCTCCTGGTACCGCTGGTTCCTCGACAGCTCCAACCGCACCAGCTCCACGATCGTCGGCAAGTCCTTCCGCTCCTACTGCGCCTTCGGCTGCTCGCACGACGCCTCCGGCGAGTACGTCGACCTCACCATCGACACCACCGCACACACGGCTGCGCCGGTGGACACGAGCCGTGCCTACCGCATCGCGAGCGGCGCGGGCCGGATCCTCGCCCAGGCGGCCGGCGGCAGCGCCACGACCTCGCTGGCGCGGCCCACCGGATCGGGCCGCGACGCCTGGGTCTTCACCCCGACCGGCGACGGCGCCTACACCCTCGCCAACGCCGCGAGCGGCCGGCTGCTCGGCGTCGACTCCGGCTCGACGGCGGGCCGCGCCTGGGGCGCCAAGCCCACGGTCACCAGGGCGCCGGCCGGCGGGCCGACCGCCGGACAGCAGTGGTTCGTGATCCCGAACGCCTCCGGAGGCGGCTACCGTCTGGTCAACCGCTACAGCGGACTCGTGCTCGGCCTCTCCGGCACCTCCGGCCGACTCGCCGAGACCACACCGGTGCGCAACTGGACGGATCACAGCGGGAGTTCCGTGGGCGCGGGGCGCTCCGCCGCGGAACAGAGCCTGTCCCTCACCGCAACCGCATACACACACCGCTGA
- a CDS encoding FAD-dependent oxidoreductase yields the protein MTRVLVIGGGIAGTAVALGLRKAGFDVAVYEAHPDTAEDIGAFLTLASNGMRALAQLDATDAVTAVGFPLTSLRLLDHEGTELTHTPLGEMADPALRYRCLRRGELNAALQGEADRRGIRLRHGARLVAVTDGPHGVTARFADGSAAHADLVVGADGLNSTVRRLLTPGVRPSYAGQRVFYGYSGTAPGADGTGVITMVRGSETAFGYAVSTAGQTYWFARVTMEPLPASRSAHRAPWREELLPLLRKDSTPAADIVAASESPVMVTNAWEMPLGAVWQQGRVVLIGDAAHAASPATGQGASMALEDAVVLAKALRDLPDPTAAFTAYERHRRPRTEHNITVSGGISRGSRNPSRPGRVVARPMEPDAALIRQLAWDSPLSAAPPEEP from the coding sequence GTGACGAGGGTACTGGTCATCGGTGGCGGGATCGCGGGGACCGCGGTGGCGCTCGGGCTGCGGAAAGCCGGATTCGACGTCGCCGTGTACGAGGCACACCCGGACACGGCCGAGGACATCGGGGCGTTCCTGACCCTGGCGAGCAACGGCATGCGCGCCCTGGCCCAGCTCGACGCGACGGACGCCGTCACGGCCGTCGGTTTTCCGCTGACTTCACTGCGGCTGCTCGACCACGAGGGCACCGAGCTGACGCACACACCGCTCGGCGAGATGGCCGACCCCGCACTGCGCTACCGCTGTCTGCGCCGCGGCGAGCTGAACGCGGCCCTGCAGGGCGAGGCGGACCGGCGCGGCATCCGCCTGCGCCACGGCGCCCGGCTGGTCGCCGTCACGGACGGCCCGCACGGCGTCACCGCCCGGTTCGCCGACGGCAGCGCGGCCCACGCGGACCTCGTCGTCGGCGCCGACGGGCTGAACTCCACCGTGCGCCGCCTCCTCACCCCCGGGGTGCGCCCCTCGTACGCGGGTCAGCGGGTCTTCTACGGCTACTCCGGCACCGCCCCCGGCGCGGACGGCACCGGCGTCATCACCATGGTCCGGGGCAGCGAGACCGCGTTCGGGTACGCGGTGTCGACGGCCGGACAGACGTACTGGTTCGCCCGGGTGACCATGGAACCCCTGCCCGCGAGCCGCTCCGCGCACCGCGCCCCGTGGCGCGAGGAACTGCTGCCGCTGCTCCGCAAGGACTCCACACCCGCCGCGGACATCGTGGCCGCCTCCGAGAGCCCCGTCATGGTCACCAACGCCTGGGAGATGCCGCTCGGCGCGGTGTGGCAGCAGGGCAGGGTCGTGCTCATCGGCGACGCGGCCCACGCGGCCTCCCCGGCGACCGGCCAGGGTGCCTCCATGGCCCTGGAGGACGCCGTGGTCCTCGCCAAGGCGCTGCGCGACCTGCCCGACCCAACGGCCGCGTTCACCGCCTACGAACGGCACCGCCGTCCCCGGACGGAACACAACATCACCGTCAGCGGAGGCATCTCCCGCGGCAGCCGCAACCCGTCCCGCCCGGGCCGCGTCGTGGCCCGTCCCATGGAGCCGGACGCGGCCCTGATCCGCCAACTGGCCTGGGACAGCCCGCTGTCCGCCGCCCCGCCCGAGGAGCCCTGA
- a CDS encoding ABC transporter permease, producing the protein MTGTQGDGRPGAPRATAVPFLLRWSVLLVAVVCWELAARAQDSVYFPPPLRITRHARDLWFSGPVGHLFLTSAAVETLLPSLGRMAAGFALAAVAGITLGMAMGRSRAAYALCNPVLQFARAVPPPALAPVFVVVFDFGTPMQVASIAFSAVWPVLVNSAEGARATDPLRLEVAAVLRLTAPERLWFLILPSALPRIFAGLRLSLSLSLILMVFSELLPGSDNGIGFTLTDAQTRSDLLTVWSALLLLGALGYLLNTVLLAVEKRLAGPRTSAGRTA; encoded by the coding sequence ATGACCGGGACACAGGGCGACGGGCGGCCCGGTGCGCCCCGCGCCACCGCCGTTCCCTTCCTCCTGCGCTGGTCGGTGCTGCTCGTCGCCGTCGTCTGCTGGGAGCTGGCCGCCCGTGCGCAGGACAGCGTCTACTTCCCGCCGCCGCTGCGCATCACCCGGCACGCCCGCGACCTGTGGTTCTCGGGGCCTGTCGGGCATCTGTTCCTCACCTCCGCCGCCGTTGAGACCCTCCTGCCGAGCCTGGGCCGGATGGCGGCCGGGTTCGCGCTGGCCGCCGTCGCCGGGATCACTCTGGGGATGGCCATGGGCCGCTCCCGGGCGGCGTACGCGCTGTGCAACCCGGTGCTGCAGTTCGCGCGCGCCGTGCCGCCGCCCGCGCTGGCGCCCGTGTTCGTCGTCGTCTTCGACTTCGGTACGCCCATGCAGGTGGCGTCGATCGCGTTCAGCGCCGTATGGCCGGTGCTGGTCAACTCGGCCGAGGGCGCCCGGGCCACCGATCCGCTGCGGCTTGAGGTGGCGGCCGTGCTGCGGCTGACGGCGCCCGAACGGCTGTGGTTCCTGATCCTGCCCTCGGCGCTGCCCCGGATCTTCGCGGGGCTCCGGCTCAGCCTGTCGCTGTCCCTGATCCTGATGGTGTTCTCGGAGCTGCTGCCGGGCAGCGACAACGGTATCGGCTTCACGCTCACCGACGCCCAGACTCGCTCCGACCTGCTCACCGTGTGGTCGGCACTGCTGCTGCTCGGCGCACTCGGGTATCTCCTCAACACCGTTCTGCTGGCGGTCGAGAAACGGCTCGCCGGCCCTCGGACGTCCGCTGGGAGGACGGCATGA
- the mdlC gene encoding benzoylformate decarboxylase, with product MTTTTVRDAVMRLLRDTGMTTVFGNPGSTELRMFRDWPDDFTYVLGLQESVAVGMAAGHALGTRSAAFVSLHSAGGVGHALGAVFNAFRDRVPLVIVAGQQARSLIQLRPFLGADEPAVFPRPYVKSARQPERAEDVPAALAEAYRIAMTHPRGPVFVSVPEDDWDRPAEPVAPRTVHSAFTADPDALAALAGRLADCARPALVVGPGVDDEDALEPVRALAERIRAGVWISPLSGRSGFPESHPLFQGFLPPVARQLAARLAPYDVVVALGAPVFTYHVADEGPPLAPGTELFHLDCDPGQAAWLPTGTSLVTTLRPALARLTGLLKEPDRDPPPPRPAPVPARARGHITPELFFDLLRARLPHDRVLVEEAPSHRDTLHARVPVQLSGGFLTTGSGALGWGLPLAVGRALADRRRVVCVVGDGSALYSVQALWSAARHTAPVTYVLLDNGGYAAVRALGCRIGITSIPGTDITGIDFAALAESFGCPAARAEHAGELPAALDHALGRGDDAGPFLLHLRVTGSAGTLYGPWAG from the coding sequence ATGACGACGACCACGGTGCGGGACGCGGTCATGCGGCTGCTGCGCGACACCGGCATGACCACGGTGTTCGGCAATCCGGGCTCCACGGAACTGCGGATGTTCCGGGACTGGCCCGACGACTTCACCTACGTGCTGGGCCTGCAGGAATCCGTCGCCGTCGGCATGGCGGCCGGACACGCCCTCGGCACCCGGAGTGCCGCCTTCGTCAGCCTCCACTCGGCCGGCGGGGTGGGGCATGCGCTCGGCGCGGTGTTCAACGCCTTCCGCGACCGGGTGCCGCTGGTGATCGTGGCCGGACAGCAGGCGCGCTCGCTGATCCAGCTGCGGCCGTTCCTGGGCGCCGACGAACCAGCCGTGTTCCCGCGCCCGTATGTGAAGTCGGCCCGGCAGCCGGAGCGGGCCGAGGACGTGCCGGCCGCGCTCGCCGAGGCGTACCGGATCGCGATGACGCATCCGCGCGGCCCTGTGTTCGTGTCCGTGCCCGAGGACGACTGGGACCGGCCCGCCGAGCCGGTCGCGCCCCGCACGGTGCACTCGGCGTTCACGGCCGACCCCGACGCCCTCGCCGCGCTCGCCGGCCGGCTGGCCGACTGTGCGCGCCCGGCGCTGGTAGTGGGCCCGGGCGTGGACGACGAGGACGCGCTGGAGCCGGTGCGGGCGCTGGCCGAGCGGATCCGGGCCGGGGTGTGGATCAGCCCGCTCTCCGGCCGCTCCGGCTTCCCGGAGTCCCACCCGCTGTTCCAGGGGTTCCTGCCGCCGGTCGCCCGTCAACTGGCCGCGCGTCTCGCCCCGTACGACGTGGTGGTCGCCCTCGGCGCACCGGTGTTCACCTATCACGTGGCGGACGAAGGGCCGCCGCTCGCGCCCGGCACCGAGTTGTTCCACCTGGACTGCGATCCCGGCCAGGCCGCCTGGCTGCCCACCGGGACCAGCCTCGTCACCACCCTGCGGCCCGCGCTGGCCCGGCTCACCGGGCTGCTGAAGGAGCCCGACCGCGATCCGCCGCCGCCCCGGCCGGCTCCCGTCCCGGCCCGCGCGCGGGGGCATATCACGCCGGAGCTGTTCTTCGACCTGCTGCGCGCCCGGTTGCCGCACGACCGGGTCCTCGTCGAGGAGGCGCCGAGCCACCGTGACACGCTGCACGCGCGCGTGCCCGTCCAGCTGAGCGGAGGCTTCCTGACCACGGGCAGCGGGGCGCTCGGCTGGGGCCTGCCGCTCGCGGTGGGCAGGGCGCTCGCCGACCGGCGCCGGGTGGTGTGCGTGGTCGGCGACGGTTCGGCGCTGTACTCGGTGCAGGCGCTGTGGAGCGCGGCCCGGCACACGGCTCCGGTCACCTACGTCCTGCTGGACAACGGCGGTTACGCGGCCGTCCGCGCGCTGGGCTGCCGGATCGGCATCACGTCCATACCCGGTACGGACATCACCGGGATCGACTTCGCGGCGCTCGCGGAGTCCTTCGGCTGCCCGGCGGCCCGCGCCGAACACGCCGGGGAGCTGCCGGCCGCTCTGGACCACGCCCTCGGCCGCGGCGACGACGCGGGCCCCTTCCTGCTGCACCTGCGCGTCACCGGCAGCGCGGGCACCCTGTACGGACCCTGGGCCGGGTGA